From the genome of Magnolia sinica isolate HGM2019 unplaced genomic scaffold, MsV1 ctg360, whole genome shotgun sequence:
TAGCACTAAATTCTATCATTCTATTAAGTTCTTGACTAGATATTGCTAACTCTAatccaactacacattgaggtgAAGCATATCTAATTGTTTCTCTGTTTGCAGCTTTCAAAACTAGGCTGTATGATATCGTATACCTTCATGGATCACTAGGACAACTTGAATTTCATGTAGAAACACGAATCAATGGCTTCCACAACAGAACATAATCACAGATAGTGTAATGCACATAAAATGAATGTAAAAAGTCTACTAGGAAACTTGTCTTTACAAGATGTGAGCAACAAAGATCTTCCAAGCTTGCTTGTGAATTCGGATCCTCATGTCCAAAGGCTCCATTGCAATCAAAACTCACACTATCCTCATTTTGCTGCATAAAGATTGCCCGAAACATTAGAAAAGTGTAACCCGAATCACCAATACACAGAACTGCTCACTGTTGTGGATTCTGCCATTTGGGTTTTATTGAAATTGTGATTTACGATTTTGGATTTTTAGGGCTTTTGTTAAATTGATAGAAGATATCAAATGGGATTTCTTATTCTATGTTGTGGGCCACAATCGTATCAATGATGAAATGACATCAATCGACATATTGCAAtataataaaataagaaaaataaagaaaaaaatcaagGTAATTCAAGACACGGGAAATTCCCGCGATTGGAAGTCACCGAATCAAACAACTACATAGCACAATGTATATTGAATGGTGGATTATTCAGGAAATTCCTATCTCTGTGAGTATATGTTAATAGCATGCCACATGACAAGTTCAAGTTCTTAGTTCTAAACAAAACCAACCTGTTTCACATTGTCATAAACCATTGATGGGTCAGTGAAATCGATGACCACACTAACTGGTTTCAACTGCCAAAGGAGAAAGAATCTCATCAGAATGAAATACGCAGGGCAGTGTCCGAACTGGCATCCAAAAAGTAAAATTCTAAAACATTTGACATCAGCGACAACAACTTCATGGAAGGTGAGAAACCAGGACAATATCCTTTCAAGATATAAATAATAAGAGGCAACAACAAATAGAGCAGGACTTTTTTTTGGTTAGCACCTTAGTACACACACCCCACTGTTATAAACAACGCAAATAGAGCAAGACTAGCCACACCCAATAGACTTTTATCAACCACCATGGAATTTGTTTCTCAATGAAGTAAGCTAAAGGAGAGAGACCATTTATTTCAGTAAACAAACTTCCACTTCATCCTAAATAAATAAACCAACCGATCCAAGACAAACCTGAGCATGATCTAAGCAGCAGTAAGAGTGTGTATGCATTTTCAGCTTTTCTTCACCATCTTTCCCAGTTTGTTGACTATCAATGGTGGCAGCTACTGCAGCACTAAATATCTTTGCGCCTTTAGCTGTCTGTAACAAAATGAACAATCAAATAAACACaagaataataacaaaaatagggGGGAAAAAGATTATTCATCATTTTGGTTTTCAGCATGCTCATATGCTTTTATTAACTAGGAATGGAGAGTGAGGCTATTAATGGAGCAGTCCTCTGCTATAAAATGTCCATCTATTTCCTAGCATTTGGTGGGCACAAAGAAGATCCAGCAAGGGCTGGCAAAGCCCAATGTACTTGAAAGGTAACAAGTTTGCTTTTTTGAGGATTATTCCATATATCCTTTTGATCAGTTCATTTCTGAAAAACTATAAGAGCTTGCTGCAACAAATATTTCTTGATAAATGGCATTAGCCATTCTCGATTTCATTAACTGCCTATGCCTACTAAGCATTAGTATACCTATTACCAATATAAAGATACAAAAAGAATTGGAGACTGATACTCTCAATCATATGCAATTTAAAAACCATATGCCCTATCTTACCTTCATCACACAATAATTTCTTCCTGACTCCCAAATCCAGCGACCTATCATGTATTCCCTGTCGCTATAGAAGAAGGGAAACAAGGAATTAAAATTCACTGTGCCACGCAGTTCAGTTGTCCCTAATATCTCTGCTACCAAAACAAGGAATGGGGAACTCTACTGTTTCATGTATCTAAAAAAAACTAGCAGGCCTGGAAATTGGTCTGTTCAAGAGTGCTGAAAATTAAAAAATGGACTTTAGGAGAAAACAAGGGCTCAAGGATAAAGTCCTTCAAACAGAAAGGCATCCAGAAAGTAGATGCCTGATAATCAAAAACATTTGAGACATGCCACTTATGGAAACAAGCTTGGATGCAATACAGAAAAAGAAATAATGGTGCTAAACATGAGTCTTTGAGTTACAGAGGTAAACAAGGCAATGTAACTTGAACAACACTCCATACATTTAAAAATTGTCATGTTGGGCGCACATGTCAAAATCCACATTGGCAAACAATAAATGGCAGCATGTTGGATTTTGATGTTTGCCCGTTTCTCAGGGTGGGTGGTTGCATTAAAGACAATGGTGGAAATAGCTTGATAGAATTCTCTGCAGCAGCTGGAGTACAAGATTCCCAAATTTGCAGAGGCTGCTACACTTCTCCAAGTGACTAGATTAGTGATGTCAAAAGTTTGATGCCTGTGTCAAGTGACTAGATCATGAATTCACATATGATTTGTTATTACTTATTGTAGAAAGATAATTACTagccaaaaaaatatataagatgAGAGGCATTTACTGAAGATATTAGAAAAGGCTATAAACaagatttcatttttaaaaattgcaAGATCTGAACAGTTGGGTTACACTAAAGATGCCCCAAGTGAAAATCTTACTCTTGGCCAAACCTCCACCTTGATTCTTGGGTCGACACCTTGCACCAGAAATAACAAATAAAAGGATGAATTCCACTAAACAATATCCAATGAATTATTAAAATAAATGTTTGAAATCCTTCTATAAATTTGCACCTAATtgaatatgacaaaggaagcagaACAACAGTCAGAATTCAAACCTCTTTTGAGAAATGAACTCCAAAGCATCCAAAACCAATGAATATAAATATTCCAGTTTCCAATACACCTGAATCGACCTTGAATAAGCAGAATACTGCATAGTGGAAGAAAAAAGGCCCCTCATGATCTAACAGACTTGTTGAGTAAGCAAAGGAGCAAAATACTGCACAGTGGCTCCAATATGCACGATAGGTCCTTGTGGAATGCCTAAGAAAGTATCTCTGATTTTCTTTATTCAATATCATTTAAGTGAGACGGGCATTAAACAGTTACTGAAAAGGCATTAAACCCTTCATAAGGGCACTTCTGGCAACTTAAAATTCCAAACTCCCTTTCTTTCAAGTAGAAAAAATCCCATGAGCAGAAAATTCACACAGATTTTtacgataaaaaaaaaaaaaaatagaagcgAATTTCCTACATCCAATTCTCATCCTATGCCAGAACCCCCTGCTTCAGCTTACATCAACTATGCCAGAACCCCTTGCATTAGCCTGCATCAGTTTTTCCCATCATTCTTGAAGATGCCTACTTTGCCACGTTGAGCACACATCCCTGCACTAAACAGTAAATAAAAGCATTAGAGGATGCAAAGCAAGGTCGCAACTAAAATGTCCAATACTGCCAAAAAAGAACATGCTAATTGTTCTTTCTTTGGTATAGAGTTGGAATCACATGAAGCACAAACAACAAGAAAAAACCAAGTTTCTATTAGTTATTACATCAAACATTTGGTATGCATATCTCCCTttggcatttcattgaacatcTGGAACGCATCACCATTAACCTTCTGTTCTTCAACCTAGGACACGTAATAATTTGCAAGCAAATTCAAAGCAGGGTAACCAAATGATTTCAATTTGCAGTGTAACCAAATGATTTCCAAATTGGGAAATATACAACAAACTAATCTCTTCATATGCAGCATCTCTCGAGCTAATAATAGAAACAGAAGAATGGAAATGTTTATTGGTTTCATTTAGTCACCTCATATATTACAAACGCCCCCTTCTGGGTTCCGTCTCCTCCTATAATGTAGACCTGAAATTTGTAATGCATTGACCTTAATAAGAGTACAAAGGTATGATTTCTTTGTAATCCAAAATAAACATAAATGTAATGTACTACTGGCCACAACTAGCCAACTTGGTAAGGTATGATTTCATTCTCCTTGTAAGTAACatgtttattttaaatttctatcCACATCTCTGCCTTCCATTTCCACCTTTACTACTACTAACCATAAAATTGGTGGCACTCTAACTTTTTGGCTGTTACAGAGACAATCATCTGTTGTTTGTCTTTTATTCTTAGTGTCTTGGTGAAAATGGAAACATGCACGTACAGAATCTGTTGCACAAGAAGCAACATCTTATGAGAAAATtgatgcaggaaaaaaaaaattatgcaagATATGTATTGTGAATTTACCAAAGACCAGTTCTTTGCTGAATGGCCGAATCTAACCTCAATCTTGCAAAAATTTCACCATCCATTAATATATTACCAAGTACTTAGAACAGCTCTTCGCAAGACCAACTTGCAACAATTGAAACACCCACTTACATTTCCAATAGACTGAACATGTAAGAAAGGCATCTGAACCACTTTCAACCTCTAACATAAATGATTTCAAGCTTTTGTGATATCAGCTTGCAGCCATTCAACACTCAGATAAGACTATATAAAAAGTCTCAAAAAAATTGGGTGGATTTGAGGATGCCTGCAAGGTGCAATAACACCATGTATTGGGCATGCATGACAAAGCACATCCAATCTCCAGCAACGCGTACATTTGCATTGGGCTCAGTAGTCTCACCATGATCTCTTCATACTCACTTAAACCATTTTACTCAATAAATGGCTAATGACTACATAGATCAAGCACAATTTTCCGTAAAATCACATCTCtttggcattttaacaaacaactcccctgcattttttttttctaatgctaaGGGAGAGTTaagacaaaataataataataataataataataaagaaagaaagagcacaTTAAGACATGATAAAGAGGCTACCAAATGAATAAGCCATTTTACCAGATCGATCAAGCATCAACCTACAAAGAGAAGATGTAGATATGAAACAGTCAATAGATGTAAATCTGAAATCACCAATAGATCTGGCTACTACATGTATGAATCTTTAACTAAATCTTTAATACTACCGCATATAGCAGAACTGTACCCTTCATATTCAATTGCAGATGGTGAAGGGTTGGAATGGTTTTCTGTCATCTCTAGTCCACTGCCTGTGTTCAGTCATTTTGGTGGGAAGACATCACTGTTCAGAGCTCTATCACCATAACTTCTGGAAGCAGCTTTAAATGTGGATCCTCATCTTGTGAAGCTTTTGAGGTCTGATGGGAGTAATAATGTCATTTTTGTCCCTCAACGCCAAACTAACCTCATCTAGCTTGCTAATCCTTTCTTATGCTTAtat
Proteins encoded in this window:
- the LOC131236316 gene encoding uncharacterized protein LOC131236316 isoform X2 — protein: MILNKENQRYFLRHSTRTYRAYWSHCAVFCSFAYSTSLLDHEGPFFFHYAVFCLFKVDSGVLETGIFIFIGFGCFGVHFSKEVSTQESRWRFGQDDREYMIGRWIWESGRNYCVMKTAKGAKIFSAAVAATIDSQQTGKDGEEKLKMHTHSYCCLDHAQLKPVSVVIDFTDPSMVYDNVKQDSSCSKCLPFVGRIL
- the LOC131236316 gene encoding uncharacterized protein LOC131236316 isoform X4, whose amino-acid sequence is MILNKENQRYFLRHSTRTYRAYWSHCAVFCSFAYSTSLLDHEGPFFFHYAVFCLFKVDSGVLETGIFIFIGFGCFGVHFSKEVSTQESRWRFGQDDREYMIGRWIWESGRNYCVMKTAKGAKIFSAAVAATIDSQQTGKDGEEKLKMHTHSYCCLDHAQLTSLRNKFHGG
- the LOC131236316 gene encoding uncharacterized protein LOC131236316 isoform X1, whose translation is MILNKENQRYFLRHSTRTYRAYWSHCAVFCSFAYSTSLLDHEGPFFFHYAVFCLFKVDSGVLETGIFIFIGFGCFGVHFSKEVSTQESRWRFGQDDREYMIGRWIWESGRNYCVMKTAKGAKIFSAAVAATIDSQQTGKDGEEKLKMHTHSYCCLDHAQLKPVSVVIDFTDPSMVYDNVKQQNEDSVSFDCNGAFGHEDPNSQASLEDLCCSHLVKTSFLVDFLHSFYVHYTICDYVLLWKPLIRVST
- the LOC131236316 gene encoding uncharacterized protein LOC131236316 isoform X3, with the protein product MILNKENQRYFLRHSTRTYRAYWSHCAVFCSFAYSTSLLDHEGPFFFHYAVFCLFKVDSGVLETGIFIFIGFGCFGVHFSKEVSTQESRWRFGQDDREYMIGRWIWESGRNYCVMKTAKGAKIFSAAVAATIDSQQTGKDGEEKLKMHTHSYCCLDHAQDSSCSKCLPFVGRIL